Proteins found in one Triticum urartu cultivar G1812 chromosome 4, Tu2.1, whole genome shotgun sequence genomic segment:
- the LOC125553034 gene encoding electron transfer flavoprotein subunit alpha, mitochondrial, translated as MAAAVVAGALRRGRAGAGGAAERTLRRLVSTLIIAEHEGGLVKPSSLSALAAAEAIAKENKVSLLLGGSGPTLHKAAEHAASSHPLVNEVLVADSDIFAHPLAEPWAELLRSVQQKGGYSHVIASSTSFGKNLLPRAAALLDVSPVTDVTAISEPRVFVRPIYAGNALCTVRYTGESPCMMSIRSTSFSPAAESMSETKVAPITQVDLSFLSEASSRKSSWVNLTSQDTERPDLANARVVVTGGRGLKSAENFKLLEQLAEKLGAAVGATRAAVDAGYVPNELQVGQTGKIVAPEVYIAFGVSGAIQHLAGMRDSKYIVAVNKDMDAPIFQVADYGIVGDLFQVLEELLEKIPDKK; from the exons atggcggcggcggtggtggcgggaGCGCTCCGGCGGGGAAGAGCCGGCGCCGGCGGCGCGGCAGAGAGGACGCTGCGTAGGCTC GTGAGCACACTGATCATAGCGGAGCACGAAGGCGGGCTCGTGAAGCCCTCGTCTCTGAGCGCACTGGCGGCCGCCGAGGCCATCGCCAAAGAGAATAAGGTGTCTCTTCTCCTCGGTGGATCCGGACCGACTCTGCATAAGGCTGCCGAGCATGCTGCATCTAGCCACCCATTGGTCAATGAG GTTCTTGTTGCAGATTCAGACATATTTGCACATCCTTTAGCCGAGCCTTGGGCCGAGCTGCTCCGCTCCGTGCAGCAGAAAGGGGGATACTCTCATGTTATAGCCTCTTCGACATCGTTCGGGAAGAATTTGCTTCCACGCGCCGCGGCTCTTCTAGATGTCTCCCCTGTCACGGACGTCACTGCAATCTCTGAGCCCCGGGTCTTTGTGAG GCCAATCTATGCTGGAAATGCACTCTGCACTGTACGATATACTGGGGAGTCTCCTTGTATGATGAGTATTAGATCAACATCATTTTCTCCAGCTGCCGAGTCTATGTCAGAAACTAAAGTTGCGCCTATAACCCAGGTTGATCTCTCTTTCCTCAGTGAAG CTAGCTCAAGGAAATCTTCATGGGTGAATCTTACATCCCAAGATACAGAACGGCCAGACCTGGCAAATGCACGCGTGGTAGTCACTGGAGGCAGAGGTTTGAAGAGCGCCGAGAATTTCAAATTGTTGGAGCAGCTGGCAGAGAAACTTGGCGCCGCAG TGGGTGCGACCAGAGCTGCCGTCGATGCAGGATATGTGCCAAATGAACTACAA GTTGGGCAGACCGGGAAGATCGTTGCGCCTGAGGTCTACATTGCTTTCGGGGTTTCAGGGGCGATACAACACTTGGCGGGGATGAGAGATTCCAAGTACATCGTGGCGGTCAACAAAGATATGGACGCCCCAATCTTTCAG GTCGCGGATTACGGGATCGTTGGCGATCTGTTCCAGGTCCTTGAGGAGCTCCTGGAGAAGATCCCAGACAAGAAATAA